The Trichocoleus desertorum ATA4-8-CV12 nucleotide sequence TACGATCCAGCGGTACATTGAAGATCCTCATCATCACTAGCCAGTAGGCGGCTAAAGCCGCTTGAGTCGCTTTTCCACCTCGCTCTAAAGAGACGAGGCTACCAAGCCTCCCATGCTAATCATGTGTGATTTTTCATTTCGGGCCGAGCTGCGGTTGTCAGACAATCTAAACGAAGAGATCTAGAGCGATATCTGACAACTCAGCTAATCTTTACTAGCCTAGTAGGTGCATTGCTGTCGATAGCTGTGGTTTTAGATGACTTTCCCTAGCCGATTGGCTCAACTGAATCCCTCTCGTAGCCTCCAAGCGCGATTAGGATTGGCAACGGGTGGCATTGTGCTGCTGCTATCAATCTTGCTGAGTTGGCTGGTGGGGTATACCACGAGCGTTCAGTTGCAGAATACTCAGGGGCAATCTCTGGCTGAGTTGGCTTATCAAATGGCCGACAAACTCGATCGCGGCATGTTTGAGCGCTACCGCGAGATGCAAATTCTGGCGGCTCTACCGCCCATTCGCAACCTAACTTACTCATCTGCGGCTCAGCGATCGCTGTTAGAAAAGTTGCAAGACACTTTCCCTGACTACGCCTGGATAGCGCTAATCGATCCTCAGGGCACCGTACTTACAGGCACTGGCGGAATTCTCGAAGGGGTCAGTGTTGCTTCGAGGGATGTGTTTCAGCAAGGACGGAATAAACCTTTTGTCGGCGATGTTCACGATGCCGTCATGCTGGCTAAGCTGCTGCCACAGACCAAGGGTGAACCTTTACGATTTCTGGATCTATCCGCTCCGGTGCTCAGTGAGCAGGGGCAGTTGCAAGGTGTGATTGCTGCGCATCTCAGTTGGGATTGGGCAGAGGAGGTCAAGAAGTCGTTGCTGGAACCGATGGCCCAGCACAGCCAGGTTGAAATTTTTGTGTTGGATACGGCAGGTCAAGTCTTGCTCGGCCCTGATGCTTTGGTCGGAAAAACTTTGGCTCTACCTAGCGTCCAAGCAGTTCAGGCTAACCAAAATCACTATGTATTGGAATCTTGGCCGAGTGAGGAAAAATTTTTAACTGGATTTGCCCGCACCCAAGGATATCGTGATTATCCTGGCTTAGACTGGCTGGTGCTAGTGCGGCAAGATGCAGATGTGGCCTTAGCTCCGGCGCGGCGGCTGCAAAATCAGATCTTAGGGCTAGGGCTAATTTGTGGCATTGGGTTTGCTATCCTCAGTTGGCTCAGTGCTAGCCTGATTGTCAATCCGATGCTAGAAATTGCGGCGATCGCCAATCGGATGCGGCAAGGCGATCAGAAAGTTGTGATTCCGCTTATGCAGGGGCGAGACGAACTGTCCAAGCTCTCCCAATCCTTACGTTATTTGGTCTCTGCGCTGAGTGAGCAGCAAGAAGCGTCATACCAAAGTGAAGAACGCTACCGATTACTAGCAGAAGCGCTACCGCAATTTGTTTGGCTGCTGGACACCGCCGGACAAGCCGAATACTGCAATCACTACTGGTATGACTACACAGGCTTGAGCGAGGCCCAAACCCTAGGCTATGTCTGGGATGCAGCGTTACACCCAGATGACCAAGCTCGCCTGAAACGAAAGTGGCGACAAGCTGCTAAGACAGACAACCAATTCGAGATTGAGTACCGGATTCGCTCTGCTACTGGGGAATACCGCTGGTACTTAGGCTCCCTTGGGCCTGCACGTAATCAAGAAGGGCAGATTATTAAATGGGTAGGAACGGCAGTTGATATCGAATCTCGTAAGCGGGCCGAAACCGAACGGATAGAACTCCTTCATCGAGAACAAACGGCTCGCCAACAAGCAGAAACAGCTAACCAGCTCAAAGACGAATTTCTCGCGGTGTTGTCCCACGAATTGCGATCGCCCTTGAACCCGATTTTGGGCTGGGCTAAGCTGTTGCGAACTCGCCAGTTTGACGCCGAAACCACCGATCAAGCTTTGGAAACCATTGAACGCAATGCGAAGCTTCAAGCTCAACTGGTAGAAGATCTGCTAGATGTTTCTCGGATTTTGCAGGGCAAGTTGGGCCTGAATATTGCCCCAGTGAATCTAGTGACGACGATCGAATCAGCGATCGAAACGGTGCGTTTAGCGGCAACAGCCACATCAATTGAGATCCACACCAAGCTAGATCAACGCGTAGGTTTGGTGGCAGGAGATGCGAACCGTCTCCAACAGGTGATGTGGAATTTGGTGTCTAATGCAGTCAAATTTACGCCTGCTGGAGGCCGTGTAGAAGTGCAGTTAAAGGCAATGTCCCCTTATGCTCACATTCAAGTGGTTGATACAGGGAAAGGCATTCGTCCAGAATTCTTACCTCACGTGTTCGATCATTTTCGTCAGGCAGACAGTAGCATCACCCGACAATTTGGAGGCTTGGGGCTGGGGCTGTCAATTGTGCATCAAGTGGTGGAGTTGCATGGCGGTACAGTGCGAGTAGACAGTCCTGGGGAAGGTTTGGGCTCAACTTTTACCGTGCAGTTGCCAATGATCCAAGGGGCTCCAGTCGTAGAGTCTGTTGAATCTCCAACCGAGCCAGAAATGAGTCTGGTTGGCATTAGAGTTTTAGTTGTAGATGACGAAGCGGATATGCGGACGTTAGCCAGTACGGTTTTGGCCCAAGTAGGCGCGAAGGTCGAGGTGGCAGCTTCTGCGGCAGAGGCATTGGCGGTGTTGCGGCGCTCAGATGTAGATGTGTTAGTGAGTGACATTGGCATGTCCGAGATGGATGGCTATCGGCTGATTCATCAAGTGAGAATGATTGCACCATCCCTAGAAGCTCCCCTGCCTGCGATCGCGCTGACGGCTTACGCGGCTGAGTCTGACCAAAAGCAAGTCCTCTCCGCAGGTTTCCAAAAACATCTGGCTAAACCCGTAGAACCGGACGAGTTAATTCAGGCGATCGCCACCCTCGTAAAACGACCCCTCTAGAGCGATCCGCTGTCTTTGCGTAGTGCAGCCAGATTTGCGTACCTCGAAAGTGATAAAAAATACTTTTCGGCTTCATGAAAATTCCACTCCTTGGAAGCTTTATTGCTGCTCCCAGAATGGGTAACTTAGCAAAAGTTCCCTTCATCGCCCTTGTGGACTGACTACTACAAGCGGCTTTTCATTTCTGCTATGACAATCTTGCAAGACCAAAACTTAATTGCGCAGCCTTTACCTTTAGCAGATCTATGGTTGCTACTGGTAGAAGATGAGCCAGATATTGCTGAGCTGCTAACTTTTTTATTAGAGCAGTCTGGAGCCCGCGTGATCACTGCTGGTTCAGGTCACGAAGCCCTCAAAACAGTGGAATGTTTTGTTCCCGATGTATTCATTAGTGATATTCGGTTGCCTGATACGGATGGTTGGTCCCTTCTCGCTGAGGTGAGAGCGTTAGAAAACCAAAAAGGGTTGCAGGTCGTTCCGGCGATCGCGATTACCAACTACAGCACGAAATTGCTAGACCAACAGGTGAACGCGAAGGCGTTAGCCGCTGGGTTTCAGAAGTACTTCTCTAAGCCTTTAGAGTTTGACGAGTTTGTGATGGCGGTGGCTGAGTTAGCTCATCGTTAGCCCCGTTAGCGCGATCGCCCTCCCAAATCCTCAATTAAGGTCTGGAGCGTCATCATCTTTAGGCTGCTCCGAGTCTGGCGGCGAAATATTGCTGAAGGGCGAAGAACTAGAAGCCTCGGATTGAATGGGTTCAAACACAGGACAATACCCTTCTGGGGCTACTTTGAAACCAAACAGAGGCGATATTTGATTCCAGCAGCGTTGTCCTCGGTAATGCTGACAGTTGCCGCAACAGTCTAGAGCCAACGGCGGGCGATCGCTGGTTGGAGTCAGTAGCTCCCATTGCGGCAAGCCTCGCAGCACCAACTCTTCCCCTTGCCAACGTGCTTCGATTAAGCCTGTATCTGCGAAATTGTGCCAACGGGTATCGACGGTAATCGCATCGGGCAGCGTAATCGTGACTACAGTGCCAAGTTCTGTCAGTTCTCCTTCATAGCTGGTTTCAGGGGCTGCGGGTTGCAAAAAGGTTTCACCCACAGGCAGCTCAACCACCGTCCCTGCGGCAGGGGAATGTAAGTGATAGCGGTTGTGCAACTCATCCAGACTGGTCAAATCAGACAAATAGGTGGGAGAACTGTGCACAAACACCACATGCTGAGGCCGCAAATTGTGGATCAATTGCGTGGTTCCAGGGCCATCGCAGTGATCGGCCAGCAAGTAGGTTTCTACTGCCAAGCGGCCTGCGCGAATTTCAGCTTGCAATCTCCGTTCTACTGCCTTTGATGGGGATATAACCAGTTGACGACGGGGCGATCGCTCAGATTCCGTTGCGTTAACGGTGGTTAATTTTTGAGGAAGCAATAGGAGCCAAGGCCCATTGTCTGGACGGCAATACTCACTTAAATCTGCCGTAGCATCCGTGAGAATAATACAGGGAGGCTGCAAATGAGCCGCACTCAACAGTTCACTAGGGTTGAGAGCAACCGCATCTTGTAACCGTCGCACCCGTGGGCGGACTCGCTCATCCCAAAACAGAGGCTGATGCTGAGCAAAATTCTGCACGGTTGTGGGTAAATGAGGCAGCAACTGGATATAGGCATCACAAGCGGCTGCCACCATGCCACTCACCCAGATGTTGATGTCGCGTCCGGTAAAGTGGTGATGACTCCGCAACAACATTAATAGCTCTTGTCCTAAACCCAAAGTAGGTGTGGGGAGCAAGACTGAATAACCTTCGGCGATCGCTTGGCTAACTCGCTCGGCTACTTGGTTTTCTTGTTGTCGCCGCCGAGGGTGCCGTGAGGTGCCATAACTTCCCTCCAAGATCAGGACATCGGGGCGTAATCCGCGCAGTTCTTCTAGCGGAAACCCTTCTACCAACCGAGAGTTGGAAAGAAAGCAGTCTCCTGTATAAAAAACGGTGTAGCTGCGCTGCGGCGTGGTGTAAGTGAGTAAGAAGGCCGCAGCTCCTGGTAAATGACCCGCAGGCCACAACTCAGCCGTCAAACCTTCTTGAAACTCAATCGGCGATCGCCAAGGCAAAGCTTGGCAAAACGGAGGAATCTTGGCTGGCTCTAGCCCTGGCCAGTTAAACGGTAATAACTCGGTGGTAACTTCGCTAGCATAGATGGGCAGTTGAGGAAATGCCTCGTGTAGGGCTAGCAGCCCTTGAGCATGGTCTGGATGGGCATGAGTACACAAGACCAAATCGGCAGGTAGAGCGCGATCGCCATCTACAACTAGAGGTGAAATATCTTGCAGACCGCAATCTAACAAAATCCGATGAGGTCCCATCCGCACCAGCAAGCAAACTCCTTCGTCTGCGTGACCAGCACCGTAGGGCAAACATTCCAGCTCAACCACGTCCGTAGTTATTAGTGTGCAGAGCCATTGCCGTGATAGTTGTCAGAATCGTAGAAACCGTTTCGAGTGCCAAAAAACAAGCACGAAATTGTAAATACAACGGTTAGAACAGCCAAAATTAACTTAACGTCCATATTTATAAACCGGGTAAACAGCAGTAGCAGTAAAGGGGATTAACTATGGGATGTGCGAAGACCTTTGCAGGCCAAAGCAGAGCAAACTTGACGGCATTGTAGAACAAACTGATTAAAATCTTAGCGATCGCAACATTTTTGACACAATTACCGTGAGTTTGATTTCCACCGCTCAGTTTATTCAGCCCTCTTGGTTAGCTCGTCCTTCTACAGAGGTAGCCCCAGACTTGTTGGGCTGCACTTTAGTCAGGCAAACCCTAGATGGCACAATTCTACGCGGTTTAATTGTAGAAACTGAGGCTTATGCACCCGGTGATCCTGCTTGCCATGCCTATCGCCGCCGCACGACTCGTAATTCGGTCATGTTTGGCCCCGCCGGACTCAGCTATGTTTATCTGATCTACGGCATGTACCACTGCCTAAATGTAGTCACTGATGCCGATCAGGTGCCCAGTGCTGTCCTAATTCGAGCCTTGCAATTGAATACAATCCCTGCTTGGATCGACCCCCTTAAAGAACGCAAACTCGACCGCGTGGCAGCGGGACCCGGAAAACTTTGTCGCGCCCTGCAAATTGATCTGAGCTTGACAGCTCTGCCCTTCGCGCCAGGACAGCCCTTATGGTTGGAGCATCGTCATCCCAACTGGCAAGAAGATTTCGATCAAGGGGCGATCGCCTTTGTCCAAACCACTCGTATCGGTTTAACCCAAGGTGCCGATCTACCTTGGCGCTGGTACATCAAACAATGTCCTGCGGTGTCCAAGCTCTAGAATCCAGAAATTCTAAAGCACGACTTCCTCGCCTTTTTCTGTAAAGCGAACCGACTCAATTTTCCATTGGGGATTGGCGGTTAAAGTTTTGTTTACAGCTCCCAGCAGCGCTAGTTGCTCACAACTAGAAAGAGATTCCAGTTGCCGCTTGGAATTTGGGTTGACACGGAGATCTACGGTGGCAACTCGGCTATCTGGATTGATGCTGACGCGATAGCCTGTCAAGCTAAAATCGGCGGTATCCCATTGCGCCAAAGTTTGACCGATGGCTGCTTCTATGGGCTGTTGCGCCGATACGGTTGCTGGCTGCGGCACCAAAGTTTCGCAATTGCTGTCCACCTTGTAAATTTTGACAGCCACTGTATTTTGAGCATCAGTATTTTGAGCATTAGTATTTTGAGTATTAGCTGTCGTCGTTGCAGCTACATTTCTACTGGGTGTCTTGAGTGGCTGGCTGCGGGTAGCGGCAGTGGGAGCAGGGCTCGCTTTTGCCTGAGGAGTAGGCGTGATACTAGGCACCGCAGCGGGTGCTTGAATAGCGGATCTGGTAGTCTGCGAATTTGATGTAGAGGAGTCAGCGCGATCGCTCGCTTGATCCGCAGAAGGGCTGCAACTGCTCAATCCTAGTAGCACGCTACCAGTCGCTAAAACCGCTAAAGATATTTTATAAAAGTTGATCATTTTTCTGAGTGTCATTAAACAAACTTCGAGCGGACTCTACCACCGAAAGCAGGAGAGGGTTAGCATAGAACGTAGCGATGCCTCTAATCGGTATCGATGTTGAGTTTTGTTGGTTTCATGGACTCTAGTCCAGTCCCTGGTAGTAGATATCTCCTCTAGCCTGGCGGCCAGTCTTCCAGCGCGGGGGAGACGTAGGAGGTTTTATGCTTACTCAGGAAGGCCGTGCCCTGCTGTCCGATATTGCTGACTTAAACCAGCTCAAGTCTGAGCTGAATCAATTGCCTGCTGTAGATGTGGGGGACTACATTGTGGAACTCCCTCCAGAGCGGCGGGCGATCGCCTTTCGCTTACTCAACAAAGGCCAAGCTACCGATGTGTTTGAATATCTCCCCTCCGAAGTGCAGGAGGAATTGATTAATTCAATGCATGGTACCCAGGTTTGCCAAATTGTCGAATCGATGCGACCGGATGATCGGGCGGAGTTGTTTGATGAGTTGCCCGCTGGGGTGGTAAAGCGACTGTTGCAACAGCTCAGTCCTGTCGAACGACAAGCCACAGCGACTATTCTAGGCTACCCCGAAGGCACCGCCGGACGGGTGATGACCACTGAGTATGTACGCCTACGCCAAGGCTTAACGGTCGAGGAAGCGATTCGCAAGATCCGCCTAACTGACCAAGACAAGGAAACCATTTATTACGCCTATGTCACAGACAACAACCGTAAACTAGTACAGGTCGTATCTCTGCGCCAACTTCTCTTTTCAATCCCTAGTGCCCTGATTCAGGATATTGCTAGCGATCGCGTCCTCAAAGCTCGCACCGAAATGCCCCAAGAAGAAGTGGCGCAACTGATGAAGCGCTACGATCTCTTGGCTTTACCCGTGGTGGATCGAGAAGAGCGTCTAGTAGGCATCATTACAATCGACGACGTGGTGGATATTTTAGAAGAAGAAGCCACTGAGGACATTCAGCGGATTGCTGGAGGGAGTGGTGGCGAGGAGTCATCTCTGTCAGCTCCCCTCGATAAGTTGCGGAACCGTCTGCCCTGGCTCATAGGTATCATGGCGCTCTATATTGGAGCTTCTAGTGCGATCGCCCCTTTCCAGGAAACCATTGCCCTCGTCCCCGTACTGGCGGTAATTATGCCGCTGTTCTCCAACACAGGTGGCACCGTTGGCATTCAAGCCCTGACAGTGACCATCCGATCGCTGGGTGTAGGGGAAGTGACACCCGCAGATACCTGGCAGATTCTCCGCAAAGAGCTTTTGGCGGGGTTGGGAACCGCTTTGGCACTGGGCACGACAATGGTGATTCTGTCCCTAATTTGGACTCCCCCTCAGGAGCGCTGGGTGTCACTGGTTGCGGGCTTAGTTATGGCAACCAATACCATCGTGGCTGTTACCTTAGGAGCCTTACTACCGATGGGACTAAAGCGCCTGAAGCTAGACCCTGCCTTGGTTAGTGGGCCTCTAGTCACCACCATGCTCGACACGATCGGCTTTATTCTCTTTTTATCCCTGATTACATTCAGCCTGAAGGTTCTTCATCTATCAGGAAGCTGAAAAGTAGCGAGTGGCCTGGTTTAGCTACGTAGCAGTTGCTGTAAGGTTTGCAACAGTTCCTTGGCGGTAAACGGCTTGGTGAGAAAAGTTTTGACCCCCGCATTGGCAGCGGCAGTTAACTTATCGCTGGTGACTAAACCGCTCATGGCAACAGTTTTGAGCTGGGGGTTAATCTTTTGCAGCGTTCGAATCGTGGTAGAGCCATCCATTGCGGGCATCATCATGTCCACTAAGACAGCGCTAATTTCTTGCTTGTGTTGAGCATAGAGGGCGATCGCGTCAATGCCGTCGTGGGCCGTGATCACCCGATAGCCAAAGGCTTCCAGCGAGGTCTTAGTAATGTCTCGAATTGCGGCTTCATCATCGACCACTAAAATCTGCTCATTGTGGCCC carries:
- a CDS encoding response regulator: MTILQDQNLIAQPLPLADLWLLLVEDEPDIAELLTFLLEQSGARVITAGSGHEALKTVECFVPDVFISDIRLPDTDGWSLLAEVRALENQKGLQVVPAIAITNYSTKLLDQQVNAKALAAGFQKYFSKPLEFDEFVMAVAELAHR
- a CDS encoding DNA-3-methyladenine glycosylase, producing the protein MQPSWLARPSTEVAPDLLGCTLVRQTLDGTILRGLIVETEAYAPGDPACHAYRRRTTRNSVMFGPAGLSYVYLIYGMYHCLNVVTDADQVPSAVLIRALQLNTIPAWIDPLKERKLDRVAAGPGKLCRALQIDLSLTALPFAPGQPLWLEHRHPNWQEDFDQGAIAFVQTTRIGLTQGADLPWRWYIKQCPAVSKL
- the mgtE gene encoding magnesium transporter, whose amino-acid sequence is MLTQEGRALLSDIADLNQLKSELNQLPAVDVGDYIVELPPERRAIAFRLLNKGQATDVFEYLPSEVQEELINSMHGTQVCQIVESMRPDDRAELFDELPAGVVKRLLQQLSPVERQATATILGYPEGTAGRVMTTEYVRLRQGLTVEEAIRKIRLTDQDKETIYYAYVTDNNRKLVQVVSLRQLLFSIPSALIQDIASDRVLKARTEMPQEEVAQLMKRYDLLALPVVDREERLVGIITIDDVVDILEEEATEDIQRIAGGSGGEESSLSAPLDKLRNRLPWLIGIMALYIGASSAIAPFQETIALVPVLAVIMPLFSNTGGTVGIQALTVTIRSLGVGEVTPADTWQILRKELLAGLGTALALGTTMVILSLIWTPPQERWVSLVAGLVMATNTIVAVTLGALLPMGLKRLKLDPALVSGPLVTTMLDTIGFILFLSLITFSLKVLHLSGS
- a CDS encoding response regulator; amino-acid sequence: MTFPSRLAQLNPSRSLQARLGLATGGIVLLLSILLSWLVGYTTSVQLQNTQGQSLAELAYQMADKLDRGMFERYREMQILAALPPIRNLTYSSAAQRSLLEKLQDTFPDYAWIALIDPQGTVLTGTGGILEGVSVASRDVFQQGRNKPFVGDVHDAVMLAKLLPQTKGEPLRFLDLSAPVLSEQGQLQGVIAAHLSWDWAEEVKKSLLEPMAQHSQVEIFVLDTAGQVLLGPDALVGKTLALPSVQAVQANQNHYVLESWPSEEKFLTGFARTQGYRDYPGLDWLVLVRQDADVALAPARRLQNQILGLGLICGIGFAILSWLSASLIVNPMLEIAAIANRMRQGDQKVVIPLMQGRDELSKLSQSLRYLVSALSEQQEASYQSEERYRLLAEALPQFVWLLDTAGQAEYCNHYWYDYTGLSEAQTLGYVWDAALHPDDQARLKRKWRQAAKTDNQFEIEYRIRSATGEYRWYLGSLGPARNQEGQIIKWVGTAVDIESRKRAETERIELLHREQTARQQAETANQLKDEFLAVLSHELRSPLNPILGWAKLLRTRQFDAETTDQALETIERNAKLQAQLVEDLLDVSRILQGKLGLNIAPVNLVTTIESAIETVRLAATATSIEIHTKLDQRVGLVAGDANRLQQVMWNLVSNAVKFTPAGGRVEVQLKAMSPYAHIQVVDTGKGIRPEFLPHVFDHFRQADSSITRQFGGLGLGLSIVHQVVELHGGTVRVDSPGEGLGSTFTVQLPMIQGAPVVESVESPTEPEMSLVGIRVLVVDDEADMRTLASTVLAQVGAKVEVAASAAEALAVLRRSDVDVLVSDIGMSEMDGYRLIHQVRMIAPSLEAPLPAIALTAYAAESDQKQVLSAGFQKHLAKPVEPDELIQAIATLVKRPL
- a CDS encoding MBL fold metallo-hydrolase; the encoded protein is MVELECLPYGAGHADEGVCLLVRMGPHRILLDCGLQDISPLVVDGDRALPADLVLCTHAHPDHAQGLLALHEAFPQLPIYASEVTTELLPFNWPGLEPAKIPPFCQALPWRSPIEFQEGLTAELWPAGHLPGAAAFLLTYTTPQRSYTVFYTGDCFLSNSRLVEGFPLEELRGLRPDVLILEGSYGTSRHPRRRQQENQVAERVSQAIAEGYSVLLPTPTLGLGQELLMLLRSHHHFTGRDINIWVSGMVAAACDAYIQLLPHLPTTVQNFAQHQPLFWDERVRPRVRRLQDAVALNPSELLSAAHLQPPCIILTDATADLSEYCRPDNGPWLLLLPQKLTTVNATESERSPRRQLVISPSKAVERRLQAEIRAGRLAVETYLLADHCDGPGTTQLIHNLRPQHVVFVHSSPTYLSDLTSLDELHNRYHLHSPAAGTVVELPVGETFLQPAAPETSYEGELTELGTVVTITLPDAITVDTRWHNFADTGLIEARWQGEELVLRGLPQWELLTPTSDRPPLALDCCGNCQHYRGQRCWNQISPLFGFKVAPEGYCPVFEPIQSEASSSSPFSNISPPDSEQPKDDDAPDLN